The following DNA comes from Xiphias gladius isolate SHS-SW01 ecotype Sanya breed wild chromosome 10, ASM1685928v1, whole genome shotgun sequence.
AGACACTCTGGGAAGAATAGCAGTATCTAGGGCACTACAAAGGGGTATATATCTAATACCTATATCTACTATCTAATTAAGTGAGAAGGTgatcaaaaagaaaagtggacaaagaagaaaatgctatttttttttaaaaaaatatctcaaaaagtTACAAACTAAAGTCAGAGTCATTGATGTAGACTTCAGTTTGCAGGAGAGGATTTTGGTATCTGTAGTACAGTATGTAGGTTAATGTGGGATTGTTCATCTCTCATATTATTCAGATAAAGTAGTGGCCATCAATATACCACATCAATCTATCTAAGTACCACGTAATCTCTGTGGTAATTCATTTCTAGTTTTCTAGAGCATTAAAACCTTTAAGTGCCTGGCTGTTCAGGTTTATGCCCCCCCCCACTCTTTCTTTATGCACTATGTATTGATTCTCTGCAAGTAGGTTGTGGAAAAAGACTTTGTTTCAAGTCATTTTCACCAGGTTTGCCCCAgtcttttttctcactttatgCGTGTGGTTGTGTTCATTGCTTGAGGAATGCATCTGAGCCTGCATTGAGGGcataaaacagagtaaaatatGCCTCCAGAAACACAAAGTAATGAGCGTAATTGATTGCAATGCCATTTCTAGggcagattaaacaaaaacctGCTCTACCACATGTACTCTGCCTGCCACGGCTGAGAGTGAGTCTGAAACCcaacctctcctctcctcactgcAGCAGTCTGCTATTGGCCCAGTGGATGCTGACAGTGCTGATGTTTTCTGTGGCAGATGGGGGGGGGCAGCCTCACTCTATAAAAGCCTGGGATCCGCAGCATCACTGAGCTGGTGCAGTGCAAAAACGCTCGCTCATCCTCACCGATGGTGTGCAGAACAAGggggacataaaaaaaaaaccttctgaaACTAAAAAACATCCATATCCTTttcttaaacaaacaaaaaaatccacaacaaAAAATTCATCATGAGCTACGATTCCTCCTTATCCCACCGCCGCCCTTGGGATAGCTACAGAGGCTCCCGAACCACCACCAAATCCTCCATGTCCCCCTCTTTCTACTCTTCTCGAGCTCCTCCGTCCGGGAAGAGGATCGTGAGGCTGGCCTCCTCTTCCCTGCCAGATGGGTCAGAGAGGATGAACCTGGCTCAGACCAGCTCGCTCAACACAGAGCTCCTGGGCCTGCGTTCCCAGGAGAGGGAGCAGCTTGTGGACCTGAATGACCGCTTCGCCACCTACATCGAGAAGGTGAGACACCTAGAGCTGCAGAACCGAGCCCTGCTGGCCGAGCTGGAGGCACTGAAAAAGCGGCAGAATGACCCGTCCCGTCTACAGGGGCTCTACGAGGGGGAAGCGCGGAGTTTGAGGGCATTGATAGATTCGGAGAACGGGGAGAAGATGCGGATGGAGGCAGCGAGGGACTACCTGCGTGACGTGTATGAGCAAATGAAGGAGCGCTATGAGGAGGAGGCAAGACGGCGTATGGATGCTGAGGAGGCCCTGCAGAGGGCCAAAGAGGAGGCGAGCAGGGCCGTGCTCTCCAACTGTGACGTTGAGGCCACCGTGGTCTCCCTGTGTGATGAGATGGTGTTCTTGAAGAAAGTCTTTGCAGAGGAGCAAGCAGAGCTGCAGGCCCAGTTGCAGATGGCTAACATCAGCGTGGATGTGGAGGTGTCCCGGCCTGACCTTTCCACCGCCCTGCGAGATATCCGGGCACAGTACGAGCGGCTGGCGAACAAGAACATGCAGGCCGCCGAGGACTGGTACAAGAGCAAGTTCGCGAGTGTGGCGGAGATGGCCAGCAAGAACAACGAGGCCGTGCACGCCATCCGGGAGGAAACCATGGAGTACCGGAGACTGCTTCAGACACGCTCCTCGGAGATCGAGGCTCTCCGGAACGTCATCGACTCCCTAAATAAGCAGCtggaagagctggaggagacGCAGGCCAAAGACGTGGCAAAGTACCAGGTGAATGAAGGACATGCTAGTCTGCATTAATGTTCAGCTAACAGGAAAATGTGCACTGGCCGAGAAGTATTCTGCTCTCAGATCAGAGGCAATCCTCTTCTTATGCTTATTTTTAGAGCCTCAGACGGAAGCACAAGGATAAAGgggcaggagagacagaaagatgaaaagatggtGTGTAGTATAAGCTGTCTCTCCACAAGGTTAGACAAGGAGCTGAGATTGAATAACGTTAATCCATCCACCCAGAATACAGGAAAACACTCCACGTACAGAAAAGTAGAGAAACAGACAGGATGACACTTAAATATATTCTCTGCAGCAGCTACACCCTTGACACGCTGTAGTTCTCAGCAGGAAATGATGGCAGGGCTTACAGCAGAAGTGAAAATCTGCAAGTTTACTGTCTGAAAGAAACTGAGACTGCACGCAAGAGCCACGAACACAAGGGAGAAAAAaccaaagagagaaaagagagaaaaaagagaccAGAGATTTCCAAAAACTGTGTGTATTCATTTAGCCCTTTCTGATCAGTTTCGAATCCTTTTGGAGCAAATctcttcaaagaaaaaagaacataaaacaCTTATTGTGGAGTTGGAGTCTTATATTCTTGTATGTGTCGACActgaactgctgttttttttttctttgcattcacAGATGAGGATAAGTGAGCTGGAGCGGGATATCACCGAAGCCAAGCAGGAGATGGCGCGCTACCTGAGGGAGTATCAAGACCTTCTCAATGTGAAGATGGCCCTTGACATTGAAATAGCTGCATACAGGTAAGACGTGGGCTTTGTCTGCTGATCTCCAGCAACACAAAACCCTAATTACATGTAACTAATATAGTATAATTGATACTGCTGACATTTAGTTTAGGACTTTCGCCGGGGCAACATGTTGTAAAAAGGCCAAAGTTAAGttgtgtaaatatgcaaataaatgaaCAGTGAGCTCAAGGAAaatctgttttcctttccttttcagGAAACTTCTGGAGGGGGAAGAGATTCGCCTGGCTTACCCTTCCCTTCCTGCCCTAAATTAAAACCTAAATGCCACCAGCCTGGCATGAACCTGAATTCTTCATATCCCTTCATTCCctccctgacctaaacatcacccctctccctccccacaTTTCTTTTACGTTCCTCCCTCTGTCATCTTTTCCCCCAGAATACTACTTTCTTTACTCCTCCCAAAACCAAACCGCAAACCAAAGCTCATTATTCTCAAGACAGATGCGCCCTTGTGCTCCACAAGAGGTCCACTAGAAGTCCCCCTTCTTCTACACACGATCTGACACCACACATCAAGACGACGGCAAACTGTAAAATGCAGAGTGGCTGCACTGCATTAGTTCTGTGGCTATGTCGGACAGCGATATTGTTTTGGCTGAGTTCCTGTCTGTCATACGTGTTAAGATCCAACTAGCAGAGTTAACCACTTGACTATTCTGACCCCTCGTTGTGCAAACATTTGACCAATTGTTTGTGAAGGAGGACAAAAATTCTTTTTATCTCTCAGTGCTTGGCCTTTATCTGTGTTTGAACTGATGCAAGAACCCTGCAGCATTACTGACCAGGAACTCTACCAATCAATTACGCAATGTCCTGCACCCGGTTCTGTACTAGTAGTAGTCAGTTAACCAGTAAccttaaaagttttttttcactatacccatttttgtcctttttagtTATTCTTCCTCTGCATTTACATCTACACAAATACTGCAAGCTTTGGTTTGTTTGAAAATCAGTGCCAGTCTGGGTCATCCTATTTGGCTAGTTATTTAAATTTCTAATTTCtaacaaaactgtgttttttcttgcatgaccttctggatgtgtaaatgcTTTGGAAGACTAATTGTTACTGGTTTCTCCTTATAATCATGCAATGTGTCTCTCAGCATATCtgcattagatttttttttttccttttctgtaagTTCATTCAACGCTAAACAAAGAAACTGGAAGATAACCGCAGTAGCTCCTTGTTGTTTGTCTGCTGATCTTAGAGCTGATGGTGCTTTACATCTGTGAAACTATTACAAAGCCTGCACCATTATGCTTGGTGTACCTGTAACAGTCGACAACAAGCTGAATAAACATATAACTGACCTGCAACCTGGTTCACATGTTGAGTTTTCCTTTGACACGTTTCAGGATATTTAGTAGATATAACAGCATTTCTAATAAAACCAGGCTAAACACACTCGCTGAGCACAAAACATCATTTCAGTGTTGCTTCTCCACTTTAACTTTAATGAACACTATTAATATGCAGGGATATTCTAAAACAGGATACGGACATGAACTGCAGCCTCACTTTAGGTTTAATGTATAATTATTAGCCGCTTGCTCAGTGGGAAagttatagaaaaaaatacattttacaaaagcaaaaaacaggCCAAAACAGGGATATTTTATGACCGATGATCACACGGTGTGGTTAATCAGTTACGTGTTTTCATTAGACCTTTGTGAACTTTGCTCTAATCACAGACCAGGTGAATTTTCACAACATTATCGGCCCAGTTAAGTGTAATTATGAGGCCCTCTTTACGACATCATTCAAATTAATATTATCTTTtattattgaatttattttaacagtggACCTTATCCTGAATGTCAGAGGTATCTTTAAGTAATAAATGTGTAACTGAAATATAGGAATTATTAGAATaattactaataataaaattcacTGCTGAAACAGTGAATATTTTGTTAGTTGGATTTTTGACTTGTTTGAGTTTAGGAGGCTGATGTAATTGTTTTTCCCTTggaataaatataataatactgaAGCAGGcattttttcattcagactTAAATTTCTCCTTACTTACAGCTCTCAATGTCACCGGAACAACATGCAGCGGCACTGCACCATTTCCCATCACTCCATGTTCCTGGCAAGCTGGCTGTAGCTGTAAGGCGGTGGTGCGCTGCCTCAGCAGGATCGTCAGTCAACCGGGCTGGCAGCAGGCGTCCCACCGAAACCCTGAGGAAGCACACAAAACGTTTAGTTTTCAAAAATTAGCCCACCGTGAGCGCAAATGCAGTAACGTAGCCTGTATAATATTAAGTGACGCGTTGTGTCACTGTCTCGTCTGAACAGTCACACAGTCTTTTCTGCACATCAAACGCGACATCGGTGAACTGAATAGCTTTTTACGTACTTGTGCTTTAGATGGACAGATTGATATTTCTATTCTTACCTTAGTGGTTCTCAATACATGTAATCTGACTTCTGACTGAGTAACATATCTGTGGACAGCACTAACCTGCTTTTGCCGAGGTAGAATACTCTCGCATTTTTCCATCCCAGCTCTATATTCTCCTCCACACCTGGGACTGGGTCGTGGTGGGGTCTAGAGGTGGGCGACATGTTGATACCTACCATGACGTGAAATAAATTTGTCAGCTGTCGGAGAGTTTGCCATTGCGTTTATGCCATGGTAGCTATTCCTAAACACCTCTGTTTGCATATGACTATTTCAATCCTCAGGACTTTTATATGGTCATACTGAACATATATACgatattttgattttatatgaGATCAAATACATAACTTTGATTGTCAGGAATGTCAATAGCTTGATtagtgaaaacacacattctcatCTAATATCTAGTTGTCTAGTTATTTTACCCATTAACAATTATTCAATTGATGTTCTAGAAAAATCACTCTATCAAGATCTATATTGATGCAACATTAAATGACACGTAATTAACTAAAGCTGTGATCATTCTTGAACTGGCGAACATTGGTTGGCAAAATAAtgtcaccacaaggtccatttagttgCTTTCGATCAAATCTTCTTCAGCAACTAGAGTTCAGCCAGTTGTCGTGGAATTGCGGATGgtgaaatttccattttttttcctgaagggTTGAAATTGAAAGTTCACTCgtgaccttggaaacagcagttgagaaaaAACAGTCTCACCACAGGTTGAGGGAAACCTGTTAACTACCATCCACTACCTTTGCCACCGGAGTACCACAAATACGGATTACCCCCTGACAAGGTCTGTGGTGGCAGTatgagaaaaacataaacattaaaggatgagttcacaatttttcaagtctgtcttaaaacaatagtcaggtgcctGTTCATACCGGACACTGAAAGATGCCTCGTCTATGTCATTAAAGGTGGGCACAACCCTTATTCTGTGCCAAAGTACGCTCATGCTAATACAAGGCTTCGGTACtcaagtcaaatcaagtggCATCTTCCAAGGTTACAGCCTTTCTAGTgccaaattttgaaaaacttttgaACACATTTTACCACAAATACAGGCCTTTTCCCCCTACATCCCTTACACTGACAGCGCGTTGGAAAGGGGTCTTTAAATGGTCAGCGTGAGCAGGAGGAATGactacagcaaaacaaaaaaaacaaaaaaaaaccctgttccATTGAACACATGGGAACCTGACAACCGCTtgaagacagatttgaaaaaaatttgcGAGCCTGTCCTTTAGTGACAACACAGGAGAGACGCGAACCGGGGCCAGGGCCAGGACATCATGCACCAACACGGGGATGTGTAAGTGTTCGACCGCCGGACAGTTGTAACAGCGGCTTAGCTACCTAGCTGCCACTAAAGCGAGTTACACTGGAGTAGAAAAGTCatggactgtaaaaaaaaatataaattacattttaaatgcacCCAAGAGGAGTATAAACTGCTACAAAAACGCCTCTTCTCACCTGCAGATGGCGGTAGCTTCTAAACAACGTCCCCCTTTGCTAATTACTTCCCCTCGGTCAGAGGACAACAAAATGGCCGCTGCTTCACGTCGCTAACACTTCTGCCTCAATGTTACAACGTTAAGTGCAACGGCGTGCGCTTCGATTAACCgtcgcattttttttttttttaccgtttgCGGACCCCCGCACCTGTGACCACTTATCGACGCCGCCATGCTCCAGGTTTTCGGCGGCAGGAGCGTCCGGGCGGCCGGGCTCCTCGCGCCCAGGGGCGCCGTGCTCGTGGAGGCCGTCCGCGGCCGAAAGTCCCGCAGCGACCCGGTGGCCAAGTCCAAAGAGGGGCGGATCAAGGTGCCCCCCCCGGTCGATCCCGTGGAGATGGTGGTGCTCAAGGAGAGGTACACGGAGTACCAGATGATCATGAGGGCGCTCCGGTACGTTGAAAGCACCGGCCCAGGGTGTGCGCGGGTTTTAAAGAAGTGCTAAACGGTGTTGAAGTCAGTTCTCACAAAAAGGGttaaattttattatcaaatgtattctttgtgtttcttctcaGTCCTTTCGAGTAATTTTCGCGGTCGCTTTGCGTCTCTTTTGTGATCCTTTTGGGTATTGTTGTGTCTCCCTGGGTCCGTCTAGCTTTtcccgtgttttttttttttttagtcttttagcTGAGCCTCTTGCGATCTTCAAACGAGAAAAGCACGACTCGCTTCACACCGAGGTTCAGCGTATTCTATTACTAGGAACTGCCATCATGTCCGCCGGGAAGCACTGACCGCGATGTGATAACAAATGTCAGTAAATTCGGAATCGTAGgcctcatgttttttttcctttccatcgTTCTTTGACTagtgtgacagtaaaaaaaaaaaaacaggtttgaaTTGCATTAAATTATGAATCTTTGATCAAAAGGGAATTTAAAAGTTCTTAAATTGAACTTGGTCGACACTGGAGAAACCCTGCTGGGTCACCCTGCAGGTCACCTGGTGTTGtggtaaattaaaaaactataaatacagtttttaaattaaaagaaacaaacaaacacatataacAGATTCCTATAGAATTAAACGCATCATCTTTAAGTCCAAAGAATTGAAATCGTAGTGGTGTCTTTCAGACCGCGGGGGTCTCGATCCAGGTCTGTTCCCATTCGGTGTTAATCACTCAGCGGGGTCGACTTGACTGAAATGCGCTGgctctctcctctgttgttGCCTGTCAGTCTGGAGTTTAAGGAGGAGGTGCTGCGGAAGAAGTACGAGGAGGAGACGGGCTCTCAGGCGGAGGAGAGGGCGAGGCAGGAGGCGGAGGAGCACCGCGCCCTCATGGCCTGGAACGACCAGGAGAACCTGCGCGCGCTCAGAATCAGGTGAGAGGAAGTCAAAGCCGCGGGATGGGGAACGCGGACCTCAGATAGACACACGGCGTGGAGAGCGAATGCATTTGGGTCTGCACTGCTGCtctggggggtttttttggtgtCTGGTGTCCATCGATTTCGTGTGGAGACAGTGCGGATCACTCggcttctcctctctgtccttcagAATGACGAGGATccggagggaagaggaggaatcTGCGCGCGAGAAGTTAGAAGCAGCCGTTAAGCGTGAACAAGAACAGCAAGAAttcatcaaagaaaaagagagggaaatttTGCAGTTGCAGGTACAGTATCTttaagatgcttttttttttttttttttctggaaatggTATTGCACAAGCTCCTTTGGCATGTTCTTGTAGTCTAAGAATCACGGTTATAACCCTAAATACTGACCCCGGGCTCACTTTGACTGTTGCACTCTCACCGTCCTACAGGAGGACGCAAAGAACTTCATCACCTTGGAGAACTTGGATCAGCGTATCGAAGCGGCTCTGGACAACCCAAAGAACTACAACTTTGCCATCGACAAAGAAGGCAGAGTTGTCAAACAGACAGTGCTGCAGTGAAACGGCGGAGCAACCTGTGCGTGTCTGTCTCAGACGAAAAACAAAGGCTGACGCccgtgtttggtttttttttttttttttgttaacccTGGAAGCGAATTTTCTTCAAACACGAACGCTGGAAAAAA
Coding sequences within:
- the si:dkey-33c12.3 gene encoding neurofilament light polypeptide — encoded protein: MSYDSSLSHRRPWDSYRGSRTTTKSSMSPSFYSSRAPPSGKRIVRLASSSLPDGSERMNLAQTSSLNTELLGLRSQEREQLVDLNDRFATYIEKVRHLELQNRALLAELEALKKRQNDPSRLQGLYEGEARSLRALIDSENGEKMRMEAARDYLRDVYEQMKERYEEEARRRMDAEEALQRAKEEASRAVLSNCDVEATVVSLCDEMVFLKKVFAEEQAELQAQLQMANISVDVEVSRPDLSTALRDIRAQYERLANKNMQAAEDWYKSKFASVAEMASKNNEAVHAIREETMEYRRLLQTRSSEIEALRNVIDSLNKQLEELEETQAKDVAKYQMRISELERDITEAKQEMARYLREYQDLLNVKMALDIEIAAYRKLLEGEEIRLAYPSLPALN
- the mrps26 gene encoding 28S ribosomal protein S26, mitochondrial: MLQVFGGRSVRAAGLLAPRGAVLVEAVRGRKSRSDPVAKSKEGRIKVPPPVDPVEMVVLKERYTEYQMIMRALRLEFKEEVLRKKYEEETGSQAEERARQEAEEHRALMAWNDQENLRALRIRMTRIRREEEESAREKLEAAVKREQEQQEFIKEKEREILQLQEDAKNFITLENLDQRIEAALDNPKNYNFAIDKEGRVVKQTVLQ